GTTGCATCGGTTCGTCCTGGCGTAAAAGGAACAGTAATGTTGTACCCTGCATTTCTTGCAGCTTGTTCAATACCAACACATCCACCTAATACAATAATATCAGCTAAAGAAACCTTCTTTCCCTTTGAATGCGACCTATTAAAATTCATTTGAATTTTTTCTAGGATATTTAAAACCTTGCTAAGCCTTTCCGGCTCATTAATTTGCCATTCTCTTTGTGGCTTTAGGCGTATTCTTGCCCCATTTGCCCCTCCACGCTTATCTGAACCACGAAATGTTGATGCAGATTCCCAAGCTGTTGTAACAAGTTCTGATATTGACAAGCTTGAATCTAAAATCTTTATCTTAATCTCTATAATATTCTTTTTACTAATCAATTTATAGTTAACTTTTGGCACTGGGTCTTGCCAAATAAAGCTTTCTGTTGGAACTTCTGGTCCGAGATACCTTGATATAGGTCCCATATCTCTATGAGTTAATTTAAACCAAGCCTTGGTAAATTCCTCAGCAAATTTTTCTGGATTTTCTAGATAATCCTTTGCTATTGGTTGGTAAATAGGATCATAAATAAGTGCTAAATCCGCTGTAGTCATCATAGGTCTATGCTTTATTAATAGATCATGGGCATCAACTACCATATCATCTTCATCTACATCTTTAGCTAACCATTGGTATGCTCCTGCAGGACTTTTAACTAATTCCCACTCATATTTAAATAATGTTTTTAAGTAACCCATTGTCCACTTTGTAGGCTCTGCTTTCCATGCGCCTTCAATTCCACTACTTATGGTATCTGGTCCCTTACCAGTTTTATAGCTATTTTTCCACCCCAATCCTTGCTGCTCAATTGGTGCAGCTTCTGGCTCTGGCCCAACATATGAAGCTGGTGCGGCACCATGACATTTACCAAAAGTATGTCCACCTGCTACAAGAGCAACCGTTTCCTCATCATTCATTGCCATACGAGAGAATGTTTCCCTTATATCATTGGCTGAAGCCTTAGGGTCAGGGTTTCCATTGGGTCCCTCTGGATTTACATAAATTAAGCCCATTTGTACAGCAGCAAGAGAATTTTCAAGTTCTTTATCATCTTTATTACGCTCATCTCCAAGCCATTCTTTTTCACTACCCCAATAAATATCCTCCTGTGGTTCCCAAACATCCACTCTGCCACCACCAAATCCAATTGTCTTTAGTCCCATAGATTCTAATGCGCAGTTACCTGTAAGTATCATAAGGTCGGCCCAAGATATTTTATTTCCATATTTCTTTTTTATTGGCCAAAGTAAACGACGTGCTTTATCTAAATTTATATTATCTGGCCAGCTATTAAGTGGTGGAAAACGTTGTAATCCTAGTCCTCCGCCTCCTCTACCATCGTAAGCTCTATAAGTTCCAGCACTATGCCAAGCCATACGAATAAAGAATGGTCCATAGTGACCATAATCAGCAGGCCACCACTGCTTAGAATCTGTCATCAACTCATATAAATCATTCTTTAGTTCATAATAATCTAATTTTTTAAATTCTTGCGCATAGTTAAAACCTTTAGACATAGGATTGCTTAGTTCTGAGTTTTGACGAAGAATATTAAGCTTAAGCTGATTTGGCCACCAGTACTCATTAGTTGTTCCCTCACCTGCTACTGCTTTGCTTGTTCTTCCTGTCATTGGACATTTCCCTTCTAACATAACACTATCCTCCTTACCCTTCTTCTTTACCTACCTGCACATCTAATTAATATATATATACATAAATTAAGTAGCCTTTCTCATATAAATACTCCTACTGTAAATTATATAAATATATAACTAGCAATATGAGTGAATTGATAAATAATATTGGGTAAGTTATCTGATTTGTTTAGTAATTATTACACTTGTTTATTGCGGAGTTACTGAAGATTCCGACTTAACTTTGCTTCAGATTGGGTACATACTACTATGTTAACAATTATAAAATCTACGACACTTTTTAAATATTTTTATAAAAGTAGCACTAGTATATTTGTTCACTCTATAAAGCCTTTTTGTTGCAACAATTCTTTAGTGTCATTCCACAATTTATTTTGCATAGTGCTATCCCCACCAGGATACACAGGAACAATAGGCTTGCCAGTTCCAGCACTAAAATAGCCCCCCGTCACCCCCTGATATTGCGGCTCTATGGCCAAACGAATAATAATATCGGCCCCTTTATTTGGATCTCCAATATGCAAAAATTTCAATGTACGTTCAAGTACGGAAGCAAACCAAAGCTCACGTCCAAGACCCGTCACATTAAATCCCGGATCGAGTGCATTAACAGTGACTCCTTTTCCTTTGAATCGGCGTGACAGTTCCCCAGTAAACATAATATTAAGCAACTTAGTTTTTCCATAAAGCGAAGATGACTCTTTAGAAGTAAATGTATTAGTATTTGTCAAATCATCTGGCAACTTAAGTTCACCATGTTTTCTAGATGCTTCCGAAGCAACGTTGACGACTCTAGCATTTCCTGACTTTATTAAAGATTGCTTTAAGGTATGGGTTAATACCCATGGGGCCAAATAATTGACCGCTATCATTTCTGAAAACCCCTCGGAGGTTATTCGCTGCTCAAATGCGTGCAGTCCTGCATTATTCACAAGCATATCAATATTGGAATATGAGGCTTTAATCTCATTTCCGATCCTTTTGACATCTTCCATCAATGACAGATTTCCGAAAAAGAAGTCTATTTCTGTTTTTGGTGCAATATTTTTTATCATCTCTTTAGTCTCTTCTGCTTTACTTCTGCTCCTGGCAGTCAATACAAGATGAGTACCTCGTTTTGCTAATTCAATCGCAACGAGTTGTCCAAGCCCGTTGGTGGCACCAGTGATTACCGCAATTGGTTGAGTAGTCATAATAATCCTCCTTAATATTTGTATAATAAATTATCATTTCATATAGTATGTGCATACACTACATTGTTAAATGATATAATGCGTCAGATTTACTTGACACGTAATAAATAAGCAATTATACTTGATATATATCAATCATAATTATTTAATTGATATATGTCAAGCATTATGTAATATGAGCTAAAATATTAAATTGAGGTGTACTATGGACACTAATACTAAGAGAACACAATTGGAATTGAAACTTGGTGAACAATTAAATGCACTTATAAGTGCCTCACATGCGCTCAATGTCAGAACTGCAGCACGCTTCGATTCAACATTACAGCCTGCAGCTTTTCTGCTTGTCCGTTGGCTTTTCTCATTTGGCCCAACAAGCGCCACAGTTTTAGCAGAATCAACAGCTATGGATCGTAGCTCTGTAAGCCGCCTTGTCAATCAACTCAAGAGCTTGGGTTATGTGAAAAGTGAAGCATCTCCTGATGATGGAAGAGGAATACTACTATCTTTAACTGAACTTGGACGACAAAAGACACTAGATGCTTTAAAAGAAAAAGAATCCCTATTATATGAACGTATTTCAAAATGGGATGATTACCAACTTGAAAAATTTACTGAAATGCTCAAAGATTTTAATAAATACGATTGCAAATAACATCGTGTACATCCGACATGTAAAAATAGGCCACATACTGGAATTAGTATCCATTATGTGGCCTTTGCTTGTTTCGATTCATAACAGCTTTAATATTAATTCTTTTTAAAATAAAGGAAAATATTGTACCAGCTATAATTGAAAATAAACAGCCTAGAAGCATTAATTTACATATCGAATGAGGTTATTTGAGACAACACGGAAAAGGTTATTACTTACGAATGGGAAGAATGTATGATTTATAACTATCACCAGAGGAAGTGGTTTTACTAGTTCTCTTGTTACCATAAATCCAAAAAGTATATCCGCTAACAGGCAAGTCCTCATTATTAAGCTTATTAAGTCCCTTATCCGAAATTAAAAAGTTATTAGAATCTTGTGCGTTCCAACTTGTGTAATCTCCACTGCACCTAATTGAATAGAGTGGATATTCCACCTTAGGCTTTAATTGCTTTAAATCTAAGGAATCCAGAGCGTAAAAAAATTGTTCCTCAGTGATTAATCTATTATACTGTACCCATTCACTAACTTTAGTTGTATTTATAATATACTGATTTTTATTAGATGAAAAATTTACATTATATAAAACAATACCTTTATTATCATTAGTTAGGAACTTATATCTTAATTCCTTTATTGCTCCTGACTTCTCAAAGCTGGCAACAAAATCTTCTATCTTTGTATATTCACTAATACCTAGCTTTTGCTTTATTGCATTATGATCTCTATTTAAATTAATTGTAAATATATTATTACTAGAGGCATTTACTATTCTTTGTCTTTCGAAATAAGATTTTTGAATAACAGGAATTAATAACCCACAAATAAATACAAACAAGCCTAAAGATACCAACGCTTTTTTAACAGGTTTATTAATCTTCGGTCTAAAAAACACCAAATAAGCAATAAATCCGGCTGGTAATGCAATTTTGTTAAAGTTAAACCTAAAACTACCTAATAAGTAATAACCAATTAATTTGAGAAGGAGAAACTCTTCATTATCAGTTTTGTATTTCCTATAAATAAAAATAAAAGCAATTAATACTGGTAAAGTCAATAATGCTTGTATTAACACTTGTCCTTACCCCCCATTTTAAATAATATTTTTAAGTACCTGTATAGATTACGTCACAACAAAATAGGAGTATGACATAAAATATTTGTTTAATTATGCCATAAATTCTAAAATGGAGTATATTTACAAAGATTAAATAATGACCAATAACCTCAATATAAATATAAGTACCCTAGTCGCTAAAACTATTTGGTTTTTTGGCATCTCACAACAAATTTACTAGAAGGTAAATAATAAAGTTTATATCTGCTTTTTTCTATAGGCTTAAATTTCCAAGGATTATATTGATATTCTTTACCATCTAAAATAAATGAATTAGGCCATCCAGTCATATACGTTTTTTGTACCGTCCCCTCATATACTAACAACTTTTCATTCAAAGCATACTTTATATCCTTAATTTGGGGTAACGTAATATTATAAAAAAGTGAACCGACTACCGGTACTAATATAATTATCAATATTAGATAAAATTTTTTTCTCTCCTTTCGAAATAAT
This window of the Clostridium estertheticum genome carries:
- the katG gene encoding catalase/peroxidase HPI translates to MLEGKCPMTGRTSKAVAGEGTTNEYWWPNQLKLNILRQNSELSNPMSKGFNYAQEFKKLDYYELKNDLYELMTDSKQWWPADYGHYGPFFIRMAWHSAGTYRAYDGRGGGGLGLQRFPPLNSWPDNINLDKARRLLWPIKKKYGNKISWADLMILTGNCALESMGLKTIGFGGGRVDVWEPQEDIYWGSEKEWLGDERNKDDKELENSLAAVQMGLIYVNPEGPNGNPDPKASANDIRETFSRMAMNDEETVALVAGGHTFGKCHGAAPASYVGPEPEAAPIEQQGLGWKNSYKTGKGPDTISSGIEGAWKAEPTKWTMGYLKTLFKYEWELVKSPAGAYQWLAKDVDEDDMVVDAHDLLIKHRPMMTTADLALIYDPIYQPIAKDYLENPEKFAEEFTKAWFKLTHRDMGPISRYLGPEVPTESFIWQDPVPKVNYKLISKKNIIEIKIKILDSSLSISELVTTAWESASTFRGSDKRGGANGARIRLKPQREWQINEPERLSKVLNILEKIQMNFNRSHSKGKKVSLADIIVLGGCVGIEQAARNAGYNITVPFTPGRTDATQEETDINAFSVLEPKADGFRNYIKDKYAVTSEEMLIDRAQLLTLTIPEITVLIGGMRVLNTNYKQSKDGVFTKREECLTNDFFVNLLDINTLWKVIPECTEKFMGSDRETEKMKWTATRVDLIFGSNSQLRAVAQVYASKGNEEKFIQDFVAAWNKVMNADRFDVEEYYNCN
- a CDS encoding MarR family winged helix-turn-helix transcriptional regulator, whose product is MDTNTKRTQLELKLGEQLNALISASHALNVRTAARFDSTLQPAAFLLVRWLFSFGPTSATVLAESTAMDRSSVSRLVNQLKSLGYVKSEASPDDGRGILLSLTELGRQKTLDALKEKESLLYERISKWDDYQLEKFTEMLKDFNKYDCK
- a CDS encoding SDR family NAD(P)-dependent oxidoreductase, which gives rise to MTTQPIAVITGATNGLGQLVAIELAKRGTHLVLTARSRSKAEETKEMIKNIAPKTEIDFFFGNLSLMEDVKRIGNEIKASYSNIDMLVNNAGLHAFEQRITSEGFSEMIAVNYLAPWVLTHTLKQSLIKSGNARVVNVASEASRKHGELKLPDDLTNTNTFTSKESSSLYGKTKLLNIMFTGELSRRFKGKGVTVNALDPGFNVTGLGRELWFASVLERTLKFLHIGDPNKGADIIIRLAIEPQYQGVTGGYFSAGTGKPIVPVYPGGDSTMQNKLWNDTKELLQQKGFIE